In Gammaproteobacteria bacterium, the DNA window AGCGCGACGTTCCTGCTGGGGGTCTCGCTGCTCTACGGGGGAAGCGGGTCCCTCGCGCTCTCCGCGTTCAGCACGGCGCTCGGCTCCCGGGACGTGCTGGCCACGGCCGGCGTCGTGCTCGTGCTCTCCGCGTTCTTCCTGAAGGCGGCCGTGGTGCCGTTCCACACCTGGGCCCCCGACGCGTACGAGGCCGCCAGCGTTCCGGTGACGGCCTACATGGCGGCGGTGGTCAAGGCTGGGGTCCTCTTCGCTGTGCTGCGCCTGTTCGCCCTGGCGCCGGCCGAGCGGCCCCTCGTGGACCTCCTCGCCCTGCTGCCGCTCGCCTCGATGGTCTGGGGCAATCTGGCGGCGATGCGCCAGGATGGCCTCCGGCGCCTCATCGCCTACTCCTCCATCGCCCACGCCGGCTACCTCTTCTACGCGTTTCTCGGGGACGGTCCCGGCCGCTTCCAGGCCGTCACGTTCTACCTCCTCGCCTACGGCCTGATGAACGTGCTGGCGCTCGCCGCGCTGCCCCCGGGCGGGGACGACGTCGCGCGGGACCGTCTCGAGCGACTGAAGGGGCTCTTCCAGCGCCAGCCCTATGCGGCGTGGATGATCGCCGTGGCGATGCTCTCCCTTGCCGGGATCCCCCCGTTTCCCGGCTTCGTCGCGAAGTTCCTCGTCTTCAAGAACGTGGTCGCGGGCGGCTACCCGGTCTATGCGGTCCTGGGCCTGGTCGGCAGCTACCTCGGCCTCTATTTCTACCTGCGGGTGATCCAGTACCTGTTCATGGCCGCCCCGTCCGCGGCCGAGGAAGCGCCAGCGCCCGAGGGGGAGGGGGCCCCCGGCCGCCTGGCGTTGGCCGCCACGGCGCTGTGCCTCCTTCCTGCCATCCTGATCGCGCTCTTCCCCGGCTGGGTCATCGACCGCCTCGGCGGCTGAGGCAGCCCCAGGGGATAAGGATATCCTTATGGCGCGGGCACGCGCGGATGGGCTAGCCTGATTGCCACAGGTTAAGCGAGTCCGCCGCTCCCGGGTTTACTCCGATGGGGGCAGGCCGGAACGGAAACCCGCCGGTTGCCCCTCAGGAGGTGCCATGACGACCACGCTGCTCCTGCTGCTCGGGTTCCTTGTCACCTTCGTGATGCTGGGCGCGGCGGTGCGTGCCCTCAACCGCTGTTCCTGCCGGCAGCGGGAGGGCTGACAGAGGGCGAATGACCCGGGTGTACGCCGATATGGTAGGGTGAAGGGCGGAGCGGACTCGAGCAGGCGTCCTCGGACCCGGGCATGAATCGATTCCAGCGTGCTGCGCTGGCTGCAGTGACAGCCGGCAGCGCAGCACTCAGCGGCTGTCAGTTCCTGATGCCCTCGGGGAAGAGCGAGGTCGTGTCCGCTTGGGCGACCTTCGAGCAGGCGGAAGCCGTCCTGGCCGCCGTCGAACCCTACCGGACCACTCGGGACGAAGTGCACGCCGCCGGCCTGGACCCGCGGGTCGACTCGACCGTCTCCATCCTCAACTTTGCCGACGTGCTGCAGCGGTTCTCCATCAGTGCCCTGGCCGACCCCGACGGCTTCGAGCGTGGCATCCAGGACTGCCTGCGGGCGGGGCAGCGCTGCGCGGCCTATGCGGTCAAGGCCGAGAAGGTCCGCAGCAAGAGGGTGGGCAACTTCTGGCTCGACCTGCTGAATTTCAAGCGGGAAACGGAGTCCACGGGCTGGAATTTCAACGCACTGGTCCTGTTCGTGGACGACCTGGTCGTGTACCGGCTCACGGGCGGTCAGCCACGCGTCCACGCCTACGAGGTGAAGCGCCAGCCTCTCGGTCCGCTGCAGAACATCGGCGAATCACTGCGCCCCAACATTCCCTGAAGGGTCCCTGAAGGGCCGGACCCCGCTGACGGGGGGGGGCCGGGTCAGGCGGCGCCGGTCAGGCGGTGCAGCGCCTCGCGATACTTCTCGCTGGTCTTCGCCACCACCTCCGGGGGGAGTTGCGGGCCCGGGGCCTGCTTGTTCCAGCCGATGCTCTCGAGCCAGTCCCGCACGTACTGTTTGTCGAAGCTGGGGGGAGTCACCCCCGGTGCGTAGCTCTCGGCCGGCCAGAAGCGGGAGGAGTCGGGCGTCAGGGCCTCGTCGATGAGGTAGAGAACGCCTGACTCGTCGAGCCCGAACTCGAACTTCGTGTCCGCGATGAGGATGCCCCGGCCGGCGGCGTACTCGGCTGCCTCGCGGTACAGGGCGATCGCCGCGTCGCGGACCTGGCGGGCGATGGCCCGTCCCACGATCTCCTCCGCCCTCTCGAAACTGATGTTCTCGTCGTGGGCGCCCGCTTCGGCCTTGGTGGACGGAGTGAAGAGCGGCTGGGGTAGCTTCTCCGCCTCACGCAGGCCGGCAGGCAGGGGAATACCGCTCACGCTCCCGTGCCTCTGGTACTCCTTCCACCCGGACCCCACCAGATACCCCCGCACGATCGCCTCGATGGGCAGGGGCCTCAGCTTCTTCACCACGACGGACCGCCCCGAGACCTGCGGGCGTTCCTCCCCCGGGACCACCGATTCCGGCGTGATGCCGGTCAGTTGATTGGGAATGAGATGGCCCAGCCGGGAGAACCAGAAATCGGAGATCCTCGTCAGCACTTCGCCCTTCCCGGGGATGGGGGTGGGGAGCACCACGTCGAAGGCCGAGAGGCGGTCGGTGGTGACGATGAGGAGCAGGTCCTCGCCGACCGCGTAGATGTCCCGCACCTTGCCGCGGGCCACGAGGGGCAGGCTGTGGAGCTGGGATTGGAACAGCACGTTCGCCATCTGGGCTCCCGACGTTCGTGTTGAGGGGGAAGCCGCCAGCCGCTGGGCCGCTACCCGCGACGGGTGGGATGCTCACCGCGCATTATGGGGCGACTTCTTTCAGAGGGCGAGGCCGCCGCCTTGCCCGGGACCTTAGAGCAGGTAGAACTCCCAGTATCCGCCCTGCGAGCGTGGGCTATCCTGCCAGGGGATTGTCGCGACCTTCGAGTGAGCGGACGGCTACGCATCGTCAGGATGCACGCCACGAACTCGCGGTCGCGGCGCGAGCTGCTGGGAAAACAGTCGGCTGATGAGAGGGTTGCGATGATGCATGCGAGATCGGTTGCGCTGACAGCAGTGCTGCTGGCGGTGACGGGGTGCGCGAGCACCGGGCCGCAGCACTCGGGCTTCATCCAGAACGAGCCTGTGATGCAGGAGGAGAAGGACGCCGAGGGAACCGTTCACCGTTACGTCAGCCCGAAACTCTCGTCGGGGGCATACACGAAGGTGCTGGTGGAACCGGTCCAGCTCTACCCGGAGCCCCAACCGAGCGAGAAGGTCGACGCGGCGACACTCCGTCAGGTGCGGGACTACATGGACCAGGCCTGGCGCCGGGAGTTGGGCAAGCGGGTCGGGCTCGCGAGCGGCCCCGGGCCCGGCGTCGCCCGGGTGCGCACGGCGCTCACGGGCGTGAAGGCGGAGAGCGCGAGCCTGAAGCCGTACCAATACCTCCCGGTGGCCCTGGTCGCGACCGCCGCGGCGGAGGCGGGCGGGTTGCGCTCGAAGGACGTGCGGCTCTTCGTGGAGGTCGAGGTCACCGACAGTGTGACCGGCGAGCGGCTCGCGGTGGCGGTGCGGGAGGGCACGGGGGAGAAGATCAAGGGAGGTAGTCAGGACAAGGTGACGCTGCAGACGGTGAAGCCGCTGGTCGACCAGTTGGCCGCGAGCGGTGCGACCGTCCTCGCCTCGAGCATGCAGGGGCGCTGAAGACCCGGCGGCTCTGTGGGATGGGGGTGGGGTTTTCTTGACGAGATGAGGCGCTTTGACATGAAACACCTTCGACCCTTCGCAGTGATCGGATGGCTGCTGGCACCAGTGCCTGCGCTCGCGGCCGATGCGCCTCCTGCCGCACGGTCCTCGGAGGCGCCGCCGGCGCTTGCCGCGGCGGTTCCCGCCTCGCCCGGCACTGCGGCGGCCGCCTCGTCCGAAGCCACTGGGCGAGTGATTGACCGCGCCGCCGAGCGGCTGATGGTGGACTTCTGCGGGCTGCTGACAGCCGCAGACCGGTTCTCCTTTCAGCTCGATGCGAGCTTCGACGAAGTGCTGAGGACTGGCACGAGGGTCCAGTACCACAAGTCGAGTGAGGTGGTGGTCCAGCGCCCGGACCGGCTGCGGGTCGACGCCGAGAGTGACAAGGGGGCGCGGTCCTTCTTCTACGACGGTAAGACTCTGGCCGTCTACGACCCCGACCGCAACCTCTACGCGGTCTTCCCGGCGCCGCCGACCCTCGACGCCATGCTGGATGCGGCCGAGGATCGGGGCCTCACCATTCCGCTGAACGACCTGGCCCGCAGCAAGCCCTGTGCGGGGCTGGCCGAGCTCACCCGCACGGGTCACTACGCCGGCCGGCACTACTTCAACGGCGAGCCTCATCACCACCTGGTGTTCGTCACGGACGGCGCCGACATCCAGCTCTGGCTGGACACGGGCGAGGTCCCGCTGCTGCGCAAGGTGGTCATCGACTATCGGGCGCTGCCGGGTGCGCCGCGCTACGAGGGGGTCCTCACCGACTGGAGCTTCGAGCCCGCGATCGAGGCGTCGACGTTCACGTTCACAGTGCCCCAGCAGGCGGTGAAGGTCGAGCTCCGTGAGGCCGGCACCGCCGAAGGAGGGAAGACGCCATGAGCCGCTCGGGTGAGGGCCGTACGGTCCTTCGGGGTCTGGTGTACGGGGCGCTGGCGGGGCTGCTGGTGGGCGGGCCGGTCGCCTTCGGGCCTGTCATCGACGGTTCGGGTGAAGTTTCCGCTCGCGGCTTCGGCGGCGGTGGTGGCGGCCGTGGCGGGGCCAGCCGCGGGGGGAGTGGCGCAGGCGGGGGTGCGGCGCGGGCCCAGCGAGCGCCGAGCAGCATTGACCGCCAGCCGCGGGCGGCGAGCGCCGACCGGGGCGGCTCGTTCCGGAGTGCGGGTGCGGACAGGCCTGCGTCCTCTCAGTTCGGTGGCGGTGGTATGCGGCGTTCGGCGGCCCGCCCGGCGAGCCCGGATGCGAGCCGGCAGGGTCTCGACAGTCCGCAACGGAGTCTCAGCACGCGCGCGCAGTCAGACCGAGCCGCTACCGCCGAGCGCCAAGCCAAGGAGCGGGTGGCCGGAAAGCGGCCCGACATGGCTGCTGGGGCGGCCGGCAGCCAGCAGGCGCGGCTCGATCAGGTGAGGGCCAAAGACCGGGCAGGCGGCGAGCGCCAGCAGGACACCACCCAGCGCCGTGAGGACCGTCAGCAGCAGATCACCGAGAACCGCCAGCAGTGGCAGGACAACCGGGATGAGCGGCGCGAGGAGCGGCAGAAGGCCCTCGAAGACTTGCAGGAGAACCGGCAGGACTTCATCGAGGACTTGGCCGACGAGCGGCGCGAGCTGTGGGAGGACATCTACGACGACCACCACTACTGGGGTGACTGGGACGACGACGATGACGACAACGAGTGGCTGTGGGGCATCGTCGGCGGGGTGGCCGGTTACATGATCGGTGCGGCGGTGAACTCGCCTCCAGCCGGCACCGTTGCGGTGCCGGTAGCGGGCTCAACGGTGCCCTACCAGTACTACGGCGGGGCTTTCTACCAGCCGGCGCCTTCGGGCGGCCAGGGCTACGTGACCGCCCCGGCGCCGGTCGGGGCGGTGGTCGACGCGCCGCCCCTGAAGTGCACCATCGTCTACGGGCCGAAGGAGGAGGGGTACTGCTACTTCGAGGGTGCCTTCTTCCTCTACAACGCGAAGACCGACAAGTACGTGGTCGCCGACCCGCCGGTGGGCACCGAAGTGCCCTACCTGCCGGACGGGTACAAGACCGAGACCATCGGCGGAGTCGAGTACATGAAGCTCGGCCCGACGTACTACCGGCCGTACTTCAAGGGCGACGAGGTGAGCTACGTCGTCTCGAAGCCGTAGCGGTCGTGGGATGAGCGCGAGCGGCCCAGGCGCAGTGCGCCTGCGTTTCGGCGAGCTCGCGTGAGAGCCCCAGAATCGTCGTGGCCAGATTGCGGCGGCGGACGTTCGATTCGTTCACGGTGAAACTCCTTTCGGGGGCGAGAGGTCCCCGACAACGGGTCCTCAGGGGCTCTGCGTGCCCGCCTTGTAGCCCGACTGGTAGGCGCGCTGCTCGCTCTTCTTCTGCCGGTCGTAGACATAGCCACCGGCCGCGCCGACGGCGGTGCCGATGAGGGCGCCCGTGCCGGCGTTCCCGCTGAAGGCGCCAATTGCGGCGCCGCCCACCGCGCCGATGCCGGCTCCGGAGACGGTCCGCTGCTGAGTGTTGGTCATACCCGCGCACCCAGAGAGCGCGAGGGCGGCAGTGAGAACGATGGGCAAGCTCGGAATGCGCATGTCTACATCCTCAAGTGGAGGGAGTTGTTCGTGTCCGTCCCGCGGGGAATCTCACAGCAAGCCGCGCTCTCACTTCGACTTCTTGGCCGTCGCTGGCGCACACGGCCAGTTCGCCACTGCGAAGCGCACCAGGGCGTCGACGGCGGGCTCGCCCATGAACTGTGGATTGGCCTTGCTCCAGTCCACGAACCGTTGCCCGGCCTCGGCGCGGGTCGGACCAGGGGCGGGAACGCAGAAGAGCGGCCGGTCCTTGGGCGTCGGCTTCAGGGCGGCGTGGAACTCATAGACTCCTCTCAGGTAGCCGTAGCAGAAGCTGCGCGCGGCTTCTGCCATCGCGTCGCCATCGGGCACGGCGCAGAGGTCTGCCAGGTCCTGGCCGTTGCGGAGCTGAAAGCTCTCTGGGGTCGCGGTTTGCGCGGTCAGCGGAAAAGTCGCGAGAGCCATGATCCCTGCCAGCATCGTCCTGCGCATGAAGGTCTCCTCTAACAGCACGTTGAAGAAGCATCCACGGAGCACACAGAGTCCACAGAAGAGTAGAGAACCAGTTCCGCTTGGCCCGAGACGACTCGCCTTCACGGTATCCGAAGGATTGCAGCCCTGGGAGGGGAGTCTCGGACAAGGCTGGGCGGGGGTGACCTCGTATAACTACGAGTCCGCCCCCCCATCCGGGTGGCATGGATATGCCGGCGTGCTATGTTCCAAATTCCGTCGCACCCGACAGGGTCGCCGGACGCTTTCCGCCCCAGCCTGTTCCTCGGCGGCGGGGCGGGGGTGATTGTGAAGATGCCTGGGGGAAGGATTTCGCCGCTCCATGACGCGTTGGAGTCCGATGCTCGCCGCCTGCGTGCTGCTGGTCCTGGTCGTGCCGGACCTGGCGGCGGCGACCAGGCGGGTGCTGATCCTCCACTCCTTCGGCCGCGATTTCGGGCCGTTTCAGGTCTTTTCGTCAGAGTTTCGCACGGCGCTGGTGCGCGACTCGCCGGAGCCGATCGAGTTCCAGGAGGCGACCCTCGAGATCGGGCTGTTCGGGGCAGGGGCGGACGATGACCCGGTGGTGCACTACGCGAACACGCTCCACGCGGCACGACCGGTCGACCTGGTGATTTCGGTCGGTTCCCCGGCGGCACGCCTGCTCCAGCGAGACCGCCAGCGCATGCTCCCTGGCGTGCCAGCGCTCCTCAGTGCGTTGGACCAGAGGTTCCTGGACGACGTGACGCTCGCTGCGACCGACGCTGCTGTCCCCGGGGCCATCGACCTGCCGGGGACGGTGGAGGTGCTGCTGCGGGTGCTGCCTGACACCCAAGAGATCTTTTTTGTGATCGGCGGTTCGCCGCTGGAGCAGTTCTGGCTCGCTGATGCCAAGCGGGAGCTCGAGCCCTTCGCGGAGCGGGTGGCTTTCACCTGGTCGGAAAGGATGTCCTTCGAGGAGATACGGGCGCGCGCCGCCACGCTCGGCCCGCGGTCGGCCATCTTGTATACCATGCTGGTGGTGGACCGCGACGGTGTCCCCTACGAGGAGGAGCGGGCTCTCGCCCGGCTCTCCGCTGTGGCCAGCGCGCCGATCTTCAGTCTGTTCGAGCACCACGTCGGCCTGGGGGCTGTGGGCGGGTCGGTACTGTCCGTCGAGCAGTTGAGCCGGGAGAGCGCGCGGGCCGCGATTCGCATCCTGCAGGGGCAGCCCCCCGCCAGTATTCGGCTGCCGCCGATGAGGCCTGTTTCGCCCGTGTTCGACTGGCGGGAGCTCCAGCGCTGGCGCATTCGGGAGACTGACCTGCCGGTTGGCAGCGATGTCAGATTTCGCCAGCGCACCTTTTGGGAGCAGAACCGCTGGCAGGTGGTCGGCGTGCTCGGGCTCGTTATGGCGGAGGCCGCGCTGATCGTGCTCCTTGCCTTCAATTACGTCACCCGCCGGCAGGCGGAGGAGGCGGCGAGGGGCCTTAGCCGCAAGTTGATCCAGGCGCAGGAGCAGGAACGCGCGCGGGTCGCACGCGACCTGCACGACGACATCACCCAGCGCCTGGCGCGCCTTGTCATCGACGCCGCCCAGGTCGAGCAGGGCCTGGCGGATCACTCTCCGCGGGACAAGGTTCGCGGCCTGCGGGAGGGCTTGGTACGACTGAGCGAGGACGTCCACAGTCTCTCCTACCAGCTGCACCCCTCGATCGTCCAGGACCTGGGTCTGGCCGAGGCCTTGCGCGTGGAGTGCGAGCGCTTCTCGAGCAAGCAGCCGGCTCCGGCGGACCTGAGCCTGCGCGACCTGCCCCCCTCGGTCCCGCCCGCCGTCGCGTTCTGCCTCTATCGCGTTGGCCAGGAGGCGCTGCGCAATGTCGCGCGGCACGCAGGCCCCGCGCGGGTGCATGTCTCCCTAGCGGGCGTCGACAAGGGCCTGCAGCTCGTCGTTCAGGATG includes these proteins:
- a CDS encoding DUF2092 domain-containing protein, producing the protein MKHLRPFAVIGWLLAPVPALAADAPPAARSSEAPPALAAAVPASPGTAAAASSEATGRVIDRAAERLMVDFCGLLTAADRFSFQLDASFDEVLRTGTRVQYHKSSEVVVQRPDRLRVDAESDKGARSFFYDGKTLAVYDPDRNLYAVFPAPPTLDAMLDAAEDRGLTIPLNDLARSKPCAGLAELTRTGHYAGRHYFNGEPHHHLVFVTDGADIQLWLDTGEVPLLRKVVIDYRALPGAPRYEGVLTDWSFEPAIEASTFTFTVPQQAVKVELREAGTAEGGKTP
- a CDS encoding DUF3313 domain-containing protein, encoding MMHARSVALTAVLLAVTGCASTGPQHSGFIQNEPVMQEEKDAEGTVHRYVSPKLSSGAYTKVLVEPVQLYPEPQPSEKVDAATLRQVRDYMDQAWRRELGKRVGLASGPGPGVARVRTALTGVKAESASLKPYQYLPVALVATAAAEAGGLRSKDVRLFVEVEVTDSVTGERLAVAVREGTGEKIKGGSQDKVTLQTVKPLVDQLAASGATVLASSMQGR
- a CDS encoding phosphoribosylaminoimidazolesuccinocarboxamide synthase, whose protein sequence is MANVLFQSQLHSLPLVARGKVRDIYAVGEDLLLIVTTDRLSAFDVVLPTPIPGKGEVLTRISDFWFSRLGHLIPNQLTGITPESVVPGEERPQVSGRSVVVKKLRPLPIEAIVRGYLVGSGWKEYQRHGSVSGIPLPAGLREAEKLPQPLFTPSTKAEAGAHDENISFERAEEIVGRAIARQVRDAAIALYREAAEYAAGRGILIADTKFEFGLDESGVLYLIDEALTPDSSRFWPAESYAPGVTPPSFDKQYVRDWLESIGWNKQAPGPQLPPEVVAKTSEKYREALHRLTGAA
- a CDS encoding NADH-quinone oxidoreductase subunit N, producing the protein SATFLLGVSLLYGGSGSLALSAFSTALGSRDVLATAGVVLVLSAFFLKAAVVPFHTWAPDAYEAASVPVTAYMAAVVKAGVLFAVLRLFALAPAERPLVDLLALLPLASMVWGNLAAMRQDGLRRLIAYSSIAHAGYLFYAFLGDGPGRFQAVTFYLLAYGLMNVLALAALPPGGDDVARDRLERLKGLFQRQPYAAWMIAVAMLSLAGIPPFPGFVAKFLVFKNVVAGGYPVYAVLGLVGSYLGLYFYLRVIQYLFMAAPSAAEEAPAPEGEGAPGRLALAATALCLLPAILIALFPGWVIDRLGG